The segment TTATAAGTTATCTCGCAATGAACGAATCAAACCATTCATGCTTCTATCTTCTACCTTCAGTCTTCTGCCTTCTTACCTCTTGCTATTTTCATTCCTCGCAGCCCACCCTCCCCCTGACCCCCTCCCGTCAAGTGAGGGGGATATTCTATGTACCCTCTCCCCAGGCGGGAGAGGGTCAGGGTGAGGGGGTCTTATTTTCATCATCCTTTGTAATTTTGAACTTTGAGCTTTATTTGAAATTTGGGCTTTGGAATTTGTTATTTCATGCCCCGGAACGGTTTTGGGGAAAAATCCTGAGGCACAAAAAGATATTTGATAGATTATACGATGACTGACTGACTGACTGACTGCAAGTTGCGGGCCTGACCGGCTGTTGTCGGAAGGCTTTATGAAATGAAACAGGGAAGAAAAGAAGTGGGATAGTTTTGCTCGTCTCATAAGCGTTCTCCTTACATTAAGCAAGGTTCCTAATTAACTTGTTGCCTTAACTGCAATTATCAGGAATCAATATTTGACTTTATTAATGGCTATCTTAGCTAAACTATTTTTTACTGTCAACAGAAATTTTTTCACATGTTTTTTGATAGAGAATTTTGGGAAGATATTTCAAAACTTTCCGGTTTCTGCTATAGTCATAATCATTATGGAACGAGGTGGATGTACAGTATCTTTAGGATGCACTTGATTAGGTGGAAAACGATGAAAAACAGATACAAACAGGCGTCTCAGGAAGAAAGAGATTATACCATACTCAGGCTTAAAGAATACTTTGAAAATTATAAAGAGATCATATTTGCTTACGTACATGGTTCTTATGCAGACGGCCTTCCGTTCAGGGATATTGATATTGCTATATTTGTAGATGATACAGTAATACGAAGGAATATGGTACTGGATTACGAACTGAATATTTCGACAAGGGCAGAGATGAAGACAGGCATAAAACCTCTCGACGTTAAGATAATCAACTATACACCGATAGGCTTCAAATTTTATGCTACAAAAGGAATACTATTATTTTCAAGAGATGAAGACGTACGTTGTGATTTTTTAGAAATGACATGGAAAAGATATTTTGATCTCCTTCCGGGAAGAAAACAAATACTGCTTGACCTTGTATCTTAATGAGTGACAATTATAAGAAAATAAACATAGAACGACTCAAAACCCTTTCAGAAGAAATCCGAAATTCCCTGAATAACCTCAAAGAGTATGCCGGCATTCCTGATGCTGAGATATTGCCTGATAAGACATTACTCAGTTCAGCAAAGTATAATTTTATTGTAGCAATACAGGCCACTATTGATATATGTCATCATATAGTTGCAAAGCTCGCCGGAAAAGTCCCTGATGAATATGGGGAATGTTTCCTGATCCTGAAAGACATGGGCTTAATTGATCCTGAATATGCAATAAAACTGAAGTCCATGGCAGGCTTCAGAAACATCCTGATCCATCTTTATCATGAAGTAGACGATGAACGGGTATGTAAATACCTGAAAGAAGACTTATGGATAA is part of the Nitrospirota bacterium genome and harbors:
- a CDS encoding nucleotidyltransferase domain-containing protein; this translates as MKNRYKQASQEERDYTILRLKEYFENYKEIIFAYVHGSYADGLPFRDIDIAIFVDDTVIRRNMVLDYELNISTRAEMKTGIKPLDVKIINYTPIGFKFYATKGILLFSRDEDVRCDFLEMTWKRYFDLLPGRKQILLDLVS
- a CDS encoding DUF86 domain-containing protein, which gives rise to MSDNYKKINIERLKTLSEEIRNSLNNLKEYAGIPDAEILPDKTLLSSAKYNFIVAIQATIDICHHIVAKLAGKVPDEYGECFLILKDMGLIDPEYAIKLKSMAGFRNILIHLYHEVDDERVCKYLKEDLWIIEDFLDVIKRIIEQNE